One genomic segment of Humidesulfovibrio mexicanus includes these proteins:
- a CDS encoding flavodoxin family protein encodes MKAVAINGSPRKGGNTEHLLKAVLEPLALAGWETELVQLGGRTIQGCRACFKCWEKKDKRCVFGKDVFNEVFEKALEADAIVLGSPTYFADVSAEMKAFMDRAGFVAMANGCLLAGKIGSAVVAVRRGGATHVFDSMNHLFQISQMVLPGSTYWNMGYGLEPGKVAADAEGLANMRHLGQAIDWLGRAIKNAPPYPVRASREG; translated from the coding sequence ATGAAAGCGGTGGCCATCAACGGAAGCCCGCGCAAGGGCGGCAACACGGAGCACCTGCTCAAGGCGGTGCTGGAACCCCTGGCCCTGGCAGGGTGGGAGACGGAGCTGGTGCAACTGGGCGGCAGGACCATCCAGGGCTGCCGGGCCTGCTTCAAGTGCTGGGAAAAGAAGGATAAGCGCTGCGTCTTCGGCAAGGACGTCTTCAACGAGGTCTTCGAGAAAGCGCTTGAGGCCGACGCTATCGTGCTCGGCTCTCCCACCTATTTCGCGGACGTCAGCGCGGAGATGAAGGCGTTCATGGACCGGGCCGGGTTCGTGGCCATGGCCAACGGCTGCCTGCTGGCGGGCAAGATCGGGTCGGCCGTGGTGGCGGTGCGCCGGGGCGGGGCCACACACGTGTTCGACTCCATGAACCATCTGTTTCAGATCTCGCAGATGGTGCTGCCAGGATCGACCTACTGGAACATGGGCTACGGCCTGGAGCCGGGCAAGGTGGCGGCGGACGCCGAGGGCCTGGCCAACATGCGCCATCTGGGCCAAGCCATAGACTGGCTGGGCAGGGCCATCAAGAACGCCCCGCCCTACCCCGTGCGCGCCAGCCGAGAGGGCTGA
- a CDS encoding bacteriohemerythrin yields the protein MDGNGQKDECGTLRGVIDQEHKALEALIAKVQGICGQPDAELGLMHALTDMYLYAKAHFFDEEWLMERLGYPERVGHAARHREFLERTHDLADACLDGRLDYSELAVFLSDWLARHVEGEDARIMAYARQTGQEQYAG from the coding sequence ATGGACGGCAATGGACAGAAGGACGAATGCGGCACGCTGCGGGGGGTGATCGACCAGGAGCACAAGGCCCTGGAAGCCCTTATCGCCAAGGTCCAGGGGATATGCGGCCAGCCCGATGCCGAGTTGGGGCTCATGCACGCCCTGACCGACATGTATCTGTACGCCAAGGCGCACTTTTTCGACGAAGAGTGGCTCATGGAGCGCCTGGGCTACCCGGAGCGCGTGGGGCACGCCGCCCGGCACAGGGAGTTCCTGGAGCGCACGCACGACTTGGCCGATGCCTGCCTGGACGGACGGCTCGATTACAGTGAGCTCGCGGTCTTTTTGTCCGACTGGCTTGCGCGCCATGTGGAGGGAGAGGACGCGCGCATCATGGCCTATGCGCGGCAAACCGGGCAGGAGCAGTATGCCGGGTGA
- a CDS encoding OmpA family protein, which produces MLSPILCRAVLAIALIILSVPQALAQDMVTSDDIVRQLEKKPQPPGGASRSFRGVRISTTPESAAQPAGQSFGQPAGQAGQQAQPPTRDAAAPATPAAKPQATVYLYFKSGSAELADEFSARQLAAVGKALAALPGAHFEIGGHTDSIGSDEANQSLSERRAQAVRTRLIESYGLKPESVAARGYGESQPLADNGTEAGRAKNRRVVITRLD; this is translated from the coding sequence ATGCTGTCTCCCATCCTGTGTCGAGCCGTCTTGGCCATCGCCCTTATCATCCTGTCCGTGCCGCAGGCTTTGGCGCAAGACATGGTGACAAGCGACGACATTGTGCGCCAGCTTGAGAAAAAGCCCCAGCCTCCGGGCGGGGCCAGCCGTAGCTTCCGGGGCGTGCGCATCAGCACCACGCCGGAAAGCGCAGCCCAACCTGCCGGGCAATCCTTTGGCCAACCTGCCGGGCAAGCGGGCCAGCAGGCCCAGCCGCCCACCCGCGATGCCGCCGCCCCGGCCACCCCGGCGGCCAAGCCGCAGGCCACGGTGTATCTGTACTTCAAGTCCGGCTCGGCAGAACTGGCGGACGAGTTTTCCGCGCGGCAGCTGGCCGCCGTCGGCAAGGCCCTGGCCGCCTTGCCTGGAGCCCATTTCGAGATCGGCGGGCATACCGATTCCATTGGGTCGGATGAAGCCAACCAGTCGCTTTCCGAGCGGCGCGCCCAGGCCGTGCGCACGCGGCTCATCGAAAGCTACGGCCTGAAGCCCGAATCCGTGGCGGCGCGCGGCTACGGGGAATCCCAGCCCCTGGCCGACAACGGAACCGAGGCCGGGCGCGCCAAGAACCGCCGCGTGGTCATCACGCGTCTGGACTAG
- the uxx1 gene encoding UXX-star selenoprotein family 1, which produces MGARIYGKEGCPHTSRARAALPRARFVDVLADPASLEEMLRLSGGVRRVPVIVRKDGVEIGFRRGS; this is translated from the coding sequence ATCGGCGCGCGCATCTACGGCAAGGAGGGCTGCCCGCACACCAGTCGGGCCAGGGCCGCCTTGCCGCGCGCCCGTTTTGTGGATGTGCTGGCCGATCCCGCCTCCCTGGAGGAGATGCTCCGCCTTTCTGGCGGAGTGCGCCGCGTGCCGGTCATTGTGCGCAAGGACGGCGTGGAGATCGGCTTCCGCCGGGGCTCCTGA
- a CDS encoding EF-hand domain-containing protein has translation MRINPRIANQMYLNSGNEESSCLPTGTYTTLAAAKYIKDNDKDGDKCLSADEVKISAAAYAKLDADSDGKVTLDEMKKSLAGQDDAIFQYYKNGGSNTTDITSSLLSGSNTSTSTSGTYSTLAASRYLKEKDKDGDGVLSSEEVSLDASVFSEIDANGDGKISKSELNSVLASQDSSIQKYYKNGGTGSITDLTSRLLATI, from the coding sequence ATGCGCATCAACCCCCGCATCGCCAACCAGATGTACCTGAACTCCGGAAATGAGGAGAGTTCCTGCCTGCCCACCGGAACTTACACCACGCTGGCCGCAGCCAAATACATCAAGGACAACGACAAGGACGGCGACAAGTGCCTCTCCGCCGACGAGGTCAAAATTTCCGCCGCGGCCTATGCCAAGCTCGATGCCGACAGCGACGGCAAGGTGACTCTGGACGAGATGAAGAAGTCACTGGCAGGCCAGGATGACGCCATTTTCCAATACTACAAGAACGGCGGCTCCAACACCACGGACATCACCTCGTCTCTGCTCTCTGGCTCGAACACCAGCACCAGCACGTCGGGCACGTATTCCACCCTGGCGGCCAGCCGGTATCTGAAGGAAAAAGACAAGGACGGCGATGGCGTGCTTTCGAGCGAGGAGGTTTCCCTCGACGCCTCGGTGTTCAGCGAGATCGACGCCAACGGCGACGGCAAGATTTCCAAGTCCGAGCTGAACAGCGTGCTCGCCAGCCAGGACAGCTCCATCCAGAAATACTATAAGAACGGTGGCACCGGTTCCATCACCGACTTGACTTCGCGCCTGCTTGCGACAATCTAG
- a CDS encoding DUF4197 domain-containing protein — protein sequence MKRFAAIALCLAAAVFIPRHSHAGWSDVLDAVQQQTTQTSQPAATKSSATGLAAGLSDADVTKGLKEALAKGVTTSITSLGKTDGYFGNQAVRILLPEQLQKLETPLRLAGQGKLLDDLVLAMNRAAEKAVPQAAGILGDAVKSMTVSDAKSILTGPDDAATQYFRKSSGDKIGTLMQPIISKATDSVGVAKAYKRLTANPLAANLAQSYGLDLDAYVNAKAQDGLFTMIAKEEKDIRTNPAERTTALLKKVFGAK from the coding sequence ATGAAACGTTTTGCCGCCATCGCCCTGTGTCTTGCCGCCGCGGTCTTCATCCCGCGGCATTCCCACGCCGGCTGGTCCGATGTGCTCGACGCCGTGCAGCAGCAGACCACGCAAACCAGCCAGCCCGCAGCGACGAAATCCTCCGCCACAGGGCTTGCCGCCGGACTCTCCGATGCCGATGTGACCAAGGGCCTCAAGGAGGCGCTGGCCAAGGGCGTCACCACCTCCATAACCAGCCTGGGCAAGACCGACGGCTACTTCGGCAACCAGGCCGTGCGCATCCTGCTGCCGGAGCAGTTGCAGAAACTGGAGACCCCGCTGCGCCTGGCCGGGCAGGGCAAGCTCCTCGACGACCTGGTGCTGGCCATGAACCGGGCGGCCGAAAAGGCCGTGCCCCAGGCTGCGGGAATCCTCGGCGACGCGGTGAAAAGCATGACCGTCAGCGACGCCAAATCCATCCTCACCGGCCCCGACGACGCCGCCACCCAGTATTTCCGCAAGTCCAGCGGGGACAAGATCGGCACGCTCATGCAGCCCATCATCTCCAAGGCGACCGATTCCGTCGGCGTGGCCAAGGCCTACAAGAGGCTCACGGCCAATCCGCTGGCCGCAAACCTCGCCCAGTCCTACGGCCTGGATCTGGACGCCTACGTGAACGCCAAGGCCCAGGATGGCCTGTTCACCATGATCGCAAAGGAGGAAAAGGACATCCGCACCAACCCGGCGGAGCGCACCACCGCCCTGCTCAAGAAGGTTTTCGGCGCAAAATAG
- a CDS encoding M48 family metallopeptidase, whose translation MSRSLMAAWLVCVAALWACAPQANVPRVDDLCADAEARTQQRLVLQDRVDKLDQLSRVAWNVRAKNAELCGNQVVYAVGLTFLELDDYKKEQRDMAAEVMGVAWRPTAFQIPPDSPAARAGLRRGDIVLSIAGRTPENKKQAREFLHEAIKGGREVSLEVERQGQRIAATLTPERLCDYPAILGNNAEVNAYADGDNIIVQMGMMRFVRSDDELAAIIGHEMAHNTGGHLIAMQRNAVLGRFLVDLPVAVLTGRNPNVGGTIGRQMYSVDFEFEADYVGLYYTARAGYDIRQVAPIWRRMALDCPQAITMDSSHPSTSKRFVALEAGAAEIEHKRTTGQPLRPEFKGNAQSNPPAKATPEEPPAATTIAIPAEQVE comes from the coding sequence ATGTCCCGTTCCCTCATGGCGGCCTGGCTTGTATGCGTGGCGGCGCTGTGGGCCTGTGCGCCCCAGGCCAACGTTCCCCGCGTGGATGACCTGTGCGCCGATGCCGAGGCCAGGACACAGCAACGCCTGGTGCTGCAGGACCGCGTGGACAAGCTGGACCAGCTCTCGCGCGTGGCCTGGAACGTGCGCGCGAAAAACGCCGAACTCTGCGGCAACCAGGTAGTCTACGCGGTGGGGCTGACCTTCCTGGAACTGGACGATTACAAAAAAGAGCAGCGCGACATGGCCGCCGAGGTCATGGGAGTCGCCTGGCGGCCCACGGCGTTCCAGATACCGCCCGACTCCCCTGCGGCCAGGGCCGGGTTGCGCCGCGGCGACATCGTGCTCTCCATCGCCGGACGCACGCCGGAAAACAAAAAGCAGGCCCGCGAATTCCTGCACGAGGCGATCAAGGGCGGGCGAGAGGTTTCCCTGGAGGTGGAGCGCCAGGGCCAACGCATCGCCGCGACCCTCACACCCGAGCGACTGTGCGACTATCCCGCGATTCTGGGCAACAACGCCGAGGTGAACGCCTACGCCGACGGCGACAACATCATCGTACAGATGGGCATGATGCGCTTCGTGCGCTCCGATGACGAACTTGCGGCCATCATCGGCCATGAAATGGCCCACAATACCGGCGGGCATCTCATCGCCATGCAGCGAAACGCCGTGCTCGGCCGTTTTCTGGTGGACCTGCCCGTGGCCGTGCTCACCGGCAGGAATCCCAATGTGGGCGGGACCATCGGCAGGCAGATGTACAGCGTGGACTTCGAATTCGAGGCCGACTACGTGGGCCTCTACTACACCGCCCGCGCAGGATACGACATCCGGCAGGTGGCCCCCATCTGGCGGCGCATGGCCCTTGATTGTCCCCAAGCCATAACCATGGACAGCAGCCACCCCAGCACCAGCAAGCGCTTTGTGGCTCTGGAGGCAGGCGCGGCGGAAATTGAACACAAGCGCACAACCGGCCAGCCATTGCGACCGGAGTTCAAGGGCAACGCGCAATCGAATCCTCCCGCCAAGGCCACGCCCGAAGAACCGCCAGCCGCCACGACCATCGCCATCCCGGCGGAGCAGGTCGAGTAG
- a CDS encoding polysaccharide deacetylase family protein, whose product MPSIGSRLYPLLLAALLASFAMPGNGLAADMLNETGLLGLWTPAKLAGTDADRVVGPVGEPDATAPEPLSPLPPRPAPTPRHMRGCIRRVALPAEKKLVALTFDLCERANNIAGFENRIVALLRRENARATFFAGGKWMRSHPEAAMQLMADPRFEIGNHAWTHGNLALMTREEIGKQMLLTEQQHANLLAELGGKAVTAGLADRMARVPQSLTLMRLPYGRSSELALNTLADMGYAVIQWDVEGERDEERHSPRELADRILTLARPGSIVLLHANAVPHKTYELLKLLLPGLRNKGFSTATVGELLALGRPEAVRDGYFTVPGDNSKYDAMFPGKGTLKPDPARPFVHAPVP is encoded by the coding sequence ATGCCCAGCATCGGCAGCCGACTGTACCCGCTCCTGCTCGCAGCCCTGCTTGCGTCCTTTGCCATGCCGGGAAACGGTCTCGCCGCAGACATGCTCAACGAGACGGGACTCCTCGGCCTGTGGACGCCAGCGAAGCTTGCCGGGACCGACGCCGACCGTGTCGTCGGCCCTGTGGGCGAGCCAGACGCCACAGCTCCCGAGCCCCTGTCCCCCCTGCCCCCGCGGCCCGCCCCAACGCCGCGGCACATGCGCGGATGCATCCGCCGCGTGGCGCTTCCGGCGGAAAAGAAGCTCGTGGCCCTCACCTTCGACCTCTGCGAGCGGGCCAACAATATCGCAGGGTTTGAAAACCGCATCGTGGCATTGCTGCGCCGCGAAAACGCCCGCGCCACATTCTTCGCGGGCGGCAAATGGATGCGCTCGCACCCGGAAGCGGCAATGCAGCTCATGGCCGACCCGCGCTTCGAAATAGGCAACCACGCCTGGACTCACGGCAACCTGGCCCTCATGACGCGGGAGGAGATCGGCAAGCAGATGTTGCTTACCGAACAGCAGCACGCCAACCTCCTGGCGGAACTCGGCGGCAAGGCCGTGACCGCTGGGCTTGCCGACCGCATGGCCCGCGTGCCGCAGTCCCTCACGCTCATGCGCCTGCCCTATGGCCGCAGCTCGGAGCTTGCGCTGAACACCCTCGCGGACATGGGCTATGCGGTCATCCAGTGGGACGTGGAGGGCGAACGCGACGAGGAACGGCATTCCCCCCGCGAACTGGCGGACAGGATCCTCACGCTGGCGCGGCCGGGGTCCATCGTTCTGCTGCACGCCAACGCCGTGCCGCACAAGACTTACGAGCTGCTGAAGCTGCTCCTGCCCGGCCTGCGCAACAAGGGCTTCAGCACTGCCACGGTAGGCGAGCTGCTGGCCTTGGGCCGCCCCGAGGCCGTGCGCGATGGCTATTTCACTGTTCCCGGCGACAACAGCAAATACGACGCCATGTTCCCTGGCAAGGGCACCCTCAAGCCGGATCCGGCGCGCCCCTTCGTCCATGCGCCCGTTCCATGA